The Rhodococcus sp. X156 genome window below encodes:
- the leuC gene encoding 3-isopropylmalate dehydratase large subunit, with amino-acid sequence MPKTLAEKVWDAHVVRQGAGTGEQREPDLIYIDLHLVHEVTSPQAFDGLRLAGRPVRRPDLTIATEDHNVPTTDIDKPIADLVSRTQVDTLRANCAEFGIRLHSMGDAEQGIVHIIGPQLGLTQPGVTIVCGDSHTSTHGAFGALAFGIGTSEVEHVMATQTLSLRPFRTMAITVDGQLPPGVTAKDLILAVIAQIGTGGGQGYVLEYRGEAIEALSMEARMTICNMSIEAGARAGMIAPDQTTYDYLRGRPHAPQGADWDAAVASWEQLRTDDDAVFDHEVRIDATTLTPFVTWGTNPGQGLPLGASVPDPDTIVEEGDRQAAQKAIEYMGLTPGMPLREVTVDTVFLGSCTNGRIEDLRAAADVLRDRHVAEGMRMLVVPGSMRVKAQAEQEGLDKVFLDAGAEWRQAGCSMCLGMNPDQLAPGERAASTSNRNFEGRQGKGGRTHLVSPQVAAATAVRGTLSAPADLS; translated from the coding sequence ATGCCGAAGACACTGGCCGAGAAGGTGTGGGACGCCCACGTCGTGCGACAGGGCGCCGGCACGGGGGAGCAGCGCGAGCCCGACCTGATCTACATCGACCTGCACCTCGTGCACGAGGTGACCAGCCCGCAGGCATTCGACGGCCTGCGGCTGGCCGGCCGGCCGGTGCGTCGTCCTGACCTCACCATCGCCACCGAGGACCACAACGTCCCCACCACCGACATCGACAAGCCGATCGCCGACCTGGTCTCCCGGACCCAGGTGGACACCCTGCGGGCCAACTGCGCGGAGTTCGGCATCCGCCTGCACTCCATGGGCGACGCCGAGCAGGGCATCGTGCACATCATCGGTCCCCAGCTGGGTCTCACCCAGCCCGGCGTCACCATCGTCTGCGGCGACAGCCACACCTCCACCCACGGCGCCTTCGGTGCGCTGGCCTTCGGCATCGGCACCAGCGAGGTGGAGCACGTGATGGCCACCCAGACGCTGTCGCTGCGCCCGTTCCGCACCATGGCCATCACCGTCGACGGCCAGCTCCCCCCCGGCGTCACCGCCAAGGACCTGATCCTCGCCGTCATCGCCCAGATCGGGACCGGCGGCGGGCAGGGCTACGTGCTGGAGTACCGCGGCGAGGCCATCGAGGCGCTGTCCATGGAAGCGCGCATGACCATCTGCAACATGTCCATCGAGGCCGGCGCCAGGGCGGGCATGATCGCGCCCGACCAGACCACCTACGACTACCTCAGGGGCCGCCCGCACGCCCCGCAGGGAGCCGACTGGGACGCCGCGGTGGCCAGCTGGGAGCAGCTGCGCACCGACGACGACGCGGTCTTCGACCACGAGGTGCGCATCGACGCCACCACGCTCACCCCGTTCGTCACCTGGGGCACCAACCCCGGCCAGGGCCTGCCGCTGGGCGCCTCGGTGCCCGACCCCGACACCATCGTCGAGGAGGGTGACCGCCAGGCCGCCCAGAAGGCCATCGAGTACATGGGTCTCACCCCGGGCATGCCGCTGCGGGAGGTCACCGTGGACACCGTCTTCCTGGGCTCCTGCACCAACGGTCGCATCGAGGACCTGCGGGCCGCTGCCGACGTCCTGCGTGACCGCCACGTGGCCGAGGGGATGCGGATGCTGGTGGTGCCGGGGTCCATGCGGGTCAAGGCGCAGGCCGAGCAGGAGGGTCTGGACAAGGTCTTCCTCGACGCCGGTGCCGAGTGGCGCCAGGCCGGCTGCTCGATGTGCCTGGGCATGAACCCCGACCAGCTGGCGCCCGGTGAGCGGGCCGCCTCCACGTCCAACCGCAACTTCGAGGGCCGCCAGGGCAAGGGTGGTCGCACCCACCTGGTGTCGCCGCAGGTCGCCGCCGCCACCGCCGTGCGCGGCACGCTGTCCGCGCCCGCCGACCTGAGCTGA
- the leuD gene encoding 3-isopropylmalate dehydratase small subunit: protein MEAFTTHTGIGVPLRRSNVDTDQIIPAVYLKRVTRTGFEDGLFAGWRSDPEFILNKPPYDAGSVLVAGPDFGTGSSREHAVWALGDYGFRVVIASRFADIFRGNAGKQGLLAAQCSQSDVELLWKVLEERPGTQVSVDLTERTVTAGSLVVPFDIDDYTRWRLLEGLDDIGLTLRQVDDITAFEESRPRWLPVTTQQFSG from the coding sequence ATGGAAGCCTTCACCACCCACACCGGGATCGGCGTGCCGCTGCGCAGGTCCAACGTCGACACCGACCAGATCATCCCGGCGGTCTACCTCAAGCGGGTCACCCGCACCGGGTTCGAGGACGGGCTGTTCGCCGGCTGGCGCAGCGACCCGGAGTTCATCCTGAACAAGCCGCCCTACGACGCCGGCTCGGTGCTGGTGGCCGGACCGGACTTCGGCACCGGCTCCTCCCGCGAGCACGCTGTCTGGGCCTTGGGCGACTACGGCTTCCGGGTGGTCATCGCCTCCCGCTTCGCCGACATCTTCCGGGGCAACGCCGGCAAGCAGGGGCTGCTGGCCGCGCAGTGCAGCCAGTCCGACGTCGAGCTGCTCTGGAAGGTGCTCGAGGAGCGTCCCGGCACCCAGGTGAGCGTCGACCTCACCGAGCGGACCGTCACGGCGGGAAGCCTGGTGGTGCCGTTCGACATTGACGACTACACCCGCTGGCGGCTGCTGGAGGGCCTCGACGACATTGGTCTCACATTGAGACAGGTTGACGACATCACCGCCTTTGAGGAGTCCCGCCCCCGGTGGTTGCCGGTGACGACTCAGCAATTCTCGGGGTAA
- a CDS encoding NUDIX hydrolase: protein MSVEEPIRAAGAVVWRRDPGGALEVAVVHRPRYDDWSLPKGKLDPGEHATTAAVREVAEETGLRVALGRYVGTISYRTDGRPKVVTYWAARVLGGQFQVNDEVDELRWLSLPHARRLASYSFDARVLDQFAERPVDTTTLLLVRHAKAGSRKQFQGDDRLRPLEPVGRQQAAALVPILRAFGATEVHAADLVRCVQTVQPLADALGVPVLTEPALSDKAFESDPALAEKRLLEIAELPTTPVVCSQGDAIPGLLHWLSARDQVGLPPSRNRKGSTWVLSQQGGRVIEVDHLDTPLR, encoded by the coding sequence ATGAGCGTGGAGGAGCCGATCAGGGCCGCTGGCGCGGTGGTGTGGCGCCGAGACCCCGGTGGCGCGCTGGAGGTCGCCGTGGTGCACCGCCCGCGCTACGACGACTGGTCGCTGCCCAAGGGCAAGCTGGACCCCGGGGAGCACGCCACCACCGCCGCGGTCCGGGAGGTGGCCGAGGAGACCGGGCTGCGGGTGGCCCTGGGTCGGTACGTCGGCACCATCTCCTACCGGACCGACGGCCGCCCGAAGGTGGTCACCTACTGGGCCGCCCGGGTGCTGGGCGGGCAGTTCCAGGTCAACGACGAGGTGGACGAGCTGCGCTGGCTGAGCCTGCCGCACGCCCGGCGGCTGGCCAGCTACTCCTTCGACGCACGGGTGCTCGACCAGTTCGCCGAGCGCCCGGTCGACACCACCACCCTGTTGCTGGTGCGCCACGCCAAGGCCGGCTCGCGCAAGCAGTTCCAGGGAGACGACCGGCTGCGGCCGCTGGAACCGGTGGGCAGGCAGCAGGCAGCGGCGCTGGTGCCGATCCTGCGGGCCTTCGGCGCCACCGAGGTGCACGCCGCGGACCTGGTGCGGTGCGTGCAGACCGTGCAGCCGCTGGCCGACGCCCTCGGCGTGCCCGTCCTCACCGAGCCGGCCCTGTCCGACAAGGCGTTCGAGTCCGACCCCGCGCTGGCCGAGAAGCGGTTGCTGGAGATCGCCGAGCTGCCGACGACCCCCGTCGTCTGCAGCCAGGGTGATGCCATCCCCGGCCTGCTGCACTGGCTGTCCGCGCGGGACCAGGTGGGCCTCCCCCCTTCCCGAAATCGAAAGGGCAGCACCTGGGTTCTCTCCCAGCAAGGGGGTCGAGTGATCGAGGTTGATCATCTCGACACCCCGTTGCGTTAA